The DNA segment GAACATGCTGAAATTCAATGTGGATATCGACTCCAATCAAGTTTATTCACCTTTGGGCATCAGCTCCATACTGGCTGTCTTAGCGGAGGGTGCGGCAGGCGAGACATATGAGGAGTTCAGCAAGACACTTGGCTTCCCCGCCGAACGCGCCGATTTGCGTGCTTCCTTTCAGCGCATACTCTCGCGCTACCAGAATAAAGAATATTCCACGGCGCCTTCTTTCCAAACCTGGTTGTACATCTATCGCAACAACACTGCACGCGATGAGTTCAAGCAGTTGGTGCGCGACAACTACTTTGTCATGGTCAAAGACATCAACAGCGATGAGTATGATTGGAATGAGCCAAATACTTCGTTGGATGTCGAGACCAGTTCCGTGAGCAACAGCAAAGATGTTGTTGGTTTTGAGACACTGAAGCGCTTGCGAGCCGATGCCAATTTGGCTGCTGCTGCTACAGAGACACAGTCTGCTGATACATACGGCGAGGAAGTGATCGATAAGGAAGCGTCTAAATTCGATCGTGTTGTGGACGATAAGCAGTATGTGGAAAAACCAGCAATATTGGAGGAGATTAAGAAGCAGCAAACTGAGAAACAAGAGGACGAGAAAGTTGACGCCGAACCACTGAAAGCAGCTGAAGGTTCAGAAAGCGCTGCCACAATCGACGAAGTGAGCGAACAATTAAAAGAAACTGAAGCAGCAGATATCGCAGAAATACCAAAACACGAAGACGAGCTGATTGCCAAGGATATTAGTAAACGCGAGGAGGATGTGAATTTCGAAGACAACGAGACGGTGCATTCGGGAGAGAAGTTGCAAAAGCTTTATGGCGATGACAGTGACGGTGTTATACCGATACAGGAAGTGTTGGACTCCAATGAGCCGGAAAAGGTTTCTTTGCCGCTGCAAAAGCTGGAAAGCGCACTCGATACGGCGAACAAAAACGCAGGCGAGATAATGATTGCGCTAGAGTCCCATATAAGCTCGGTACGAAGGGTAAGTTGTCTGCAATGCAGCGATAAAGATTCGGttctatatttttcattttttttaacaggCTTTGGGCGCCCGCAGTCTTTTCCGCAAAGAGGACATCGCGCACGCATTGAGCGCTAATTCAATAACTGGTCGTGAAGCTGGTTCGAAGACTAAAATGCTGCTATTCAATGGTCTCTACTTTGCCGGTCTCTGGGCGCAACCATTTACCAAACTGAGCTCAGAAGACGAAAGCTTCTTCTTCATGACAGCCGAGGATGCAATGAAAGTACCAATGATGGAAACCATGGGCACATTCCATGTCGCCGAATTGAAGAATTTAAATGCAAAGGTGATCTGTTTGCCATACGAGGTAAGACAAAAGCGACAGTATGCAACCACTCTTCACCACTTAATGCCCTAAACATTTTGTTTAGAACAAAAAATATGCGATGATGATTGTGCTGCCCAATGAGACAGAGGGGCTGCGATCGCTCATCGAGAAACTGCAACCCGAAGACTTTAAGAAGGCTAAATCGCAGGTACAAAAGAAGGAGCTACGTCTCATAATGCCCAAGTTCCAAGTCGATGAAACTTCACGTTCCGAAGCCATGTTGAAGAGCATCGGTTTGACCAAGCTCTTTGCGAGGGAAGA comes from the Bactrocera neohumeralis isolate Rockhampton chromosome 2, APGP_CSIRO_Bneo_wtdbg2-racon-allhic-juicebox.fasta_v2, whole genome shotgun sequence genome and includes:
- the LOC126761933 gene encoding serine protease inhibitor 88Ea, whose amino-acid sequence is LLILVLSCLCYTLAVALPTQNGDAAASAELPPQRFASDASQKIALNMLKFNVDIDSNQVYSPLGISSILAVLAEGAAGETYEEFSKTLGFPAERADLRASFQRILSRYQNKEYSTAPSFQTWLYIYRNNTARDEFKQLVRDNYFVMVKDINSDEYDWNEPNTSLDVETSSVSNSKDVVGFETLKRLRADANLAAAATETQSADTYGEEVIDKEASKFDRVVDDKQYVEKPAILEEIKKQQTEKQEDEKVDAEPLKAAEGSESAATIDEVSEQLKETEAADIAEIPKHEDELIAKDISKREEDVNFEDNETVHSGEKLQKLYGDDSDGVIPIQEVLDSNEPEKVSLPLQKLESALDTANKNAGEIMIALESHISSVRRALGARSLFRKEDIAHALSANSITGREAGSKTKMLLFNGLYFAGLWAQPFTKLSSEDESFFFMTAEDAMKVPMMETMGTFHVAELKNLNAKVICLPYENKKYAMMIVLPNETEGLRSLIEKLQPEDFKKAKSQVQKKELRLIMPKFQVDETSRSEAMLKSIGLTKLFAREDSDLSLLSADIDLHVDEVVQFVSVRVDESGSSENGLTASDTQARTAAAPEIDSIEVNRPFLYFVMDCEEEFVLAAGKIYTPELKEDPPISIEVEFEQ